Proteins encoded within one genomic window of uncultured Draconibacterium sp.:
- the trxA gene encoding thioredoxin, with protein MALEITDANFEELVMSSDKPVMIDFWAVWCGPCRMIAPIVEEMSAEYEGKAVIGKVDVDNNQDVAMKYGIRNIPTVLFVKNGEVVDKQVGAAPKQAFIDKLEALL; from the coding sequence ATGGCTTTAGAAATTACAGATGCCAATTTTGAAGAATTGGTAATGAGTTCAGACAAACCGGTGATGATCGATTTTTGGGCAGTTTGGTGTGGCCCATGTAGAATGATTGCACCTATTGTCGAAGAAATGTCTGCTGAGTACGAAGGCAAAGCAGTGATTGGTAAAGTTGATGTTGACAACAATCAGGATGTAGCAATGAAATACGGAATCAGAAACATACCTACAGTATTGTTTGTGAAAAACGGCGAAGTTGTTGACAAGCAGGTTGGTGCTGCTCCAAAACAAGCTTTCATCGACAAACTGGAAGCACTGCTGTAA